ATAAATTTTCAGGGTGGAATTTTTCACTAATTTTGCAGCGGCGATCGCAGCAGCTCCAATCGGCACAATCTGGTCATCATCACCGTGCAGGATGAGCGTGGGCACGTCAAACTTTTTCAGGTCTTCAGTGAAATCAGTTTCAGAGAAAGCTTTGATGCAGTCGAAGGCGTTCTTGTGGCCCGCCTGCATGCCCTGGAGCCAAAACCAGTCGATCATGCCTTGGGAAACTTTGGCTCCAGGACGGTTGAAGCCAAAGAAGGGGCCGCTGGCCAGGTCGCGGTAGAGCTGGGAGCGATCGGCAAGGGAGCCCGTCCGCAGCCCGTCGAACACCTCAATGGGCAGACCATCGGGATTGTCCTCCGTTTTCACCATTAACGGAGGGATCGCCGAGATCAGCGCTGCCTTAGAAACTCGACGGGTGCCATGACGACCGATGTAGCGAGCCACCTCGCCGCCGCCAGTTGAAAAGCCAATCAGCGTGGCATCAGTTAGGCCTAGGGTGTTGATCAGCGTGGCCAGGTCGTCAGCATAGGTATTCATCTCATTGCCGTTCCAGGGCTGGCTTGATCGTCCGTGGCCGCGGCGGTCGTGGGCGATCGCCCGAAATCCATGGTCGGACAGAAACAGCATCTGCGCTTCCCAACTGTCAGAATTCAGGGGCCAGCCGTGGCTAAAGACAACGGGCTGACCTGCGCCCCAGTCTTTGTAATAGAGTTGAGTACCATCTTGGGTGGTGAGTGTTGCCATGACATTTTCCTTGGGGATAAATTAAGAGTAGAAATGAAAAGGGTCATTAGGTTGCTGATATGTCCCCATTCTTCAGCCACATACCTTTTCGGCCCACTCAAAATCGTTGAGTTAGCACGTGACTTATGGAAATGGGCGTGATATCCTTCAGGCAGAGAGATTTTGACTGATAAGTTTTGCTAATAAATTTTTTAATCAACGCAGGCTATGGTTGCTAGAAATGCCCTGGCAGCCTGGTTCTTCCCCTTAGGCAGAAAAGACTGGTATATAGGCTCGCTTTGCTCTTTCGAACCGATACTGATCTATGGATGCCAACCCGAAACGATCAAAGCGCGATCGCAGACCTCCTAAGCGGGTGCGAGGCGTCGCCCTTTCACCCCAAGGTTGGCAGCGGTGGCAAACGGTTAAACAGCAAGCCGAATCTACCGAGGGTTGGGGTAAGCGGTTTACCCAGGAAGAGCTGAGTCATCGCACTGGTCTATCCCTCAATACCCTGGCTCGTATTATCAAACGTGAACTGGGGGTCGATCGCCAATCCCTGGAACTACTCTTTCAAGCCTTTGGGCTGGAGTTGACGAGCGCCGACTATACGACGCCTTCTACCCTTGCCGCACCCTCAGCGCTACCGCGAAGCAATGCCTGGCAGGATTGGGATAACGCAGCCGATGCTTCGGTGTTTTACGGACGCGAGGCCGAGCTGGCCCAGCTGTGGCAGTGGATGGTGGCCGATCGCTGCCGCGTGGTAGGACTGTTTGGCATTGGCGGCATTGGCAAAAGTACGATCGCCGTCAAAGCAGCCCTGCAAATGCAGTCTGAGTTTGAGGTGGTGGTGTGGCGATCGCTGGCCAACGCACCCTCCTTTGATGACCTGCTAACCAGTCTGCTGAAATTTTTGATGCCGCTTCAAGGGGATGATCCAATTATTCCTGCTTCACTGGATGGCAAGTTATCTAAGGTGATGGAATACTTGCGATCGCAGCGATGTCTGCTCATTTTAGACAACGCTGAAACTATTTTGCAGAGTGACCAGGTGGGGCAGTGGCGATCGGGTTATGAAGCCTACGGGCAATTTTTGAGAATGCTGGGTGAAATACCTCACCAAAGCTGTCTATTACTTACCAGCCGCGAGAAACCCCGCGTAATGGCTTTGATGGAAGGAGAACAAAGCCTGGTTAAAACGTTGCCGCTCAGCGGACTAACGCCTGACGATGGACGCGCCATTTTCCGACAAAAGGGCATATTTACAGGCTCAGAAGCAGAATGGCAGGACTTGGTGAATCACTATGGCGGCAATCCCCTAGCGCTAAAGATGGTCGCATCTGCCACCCAGGATTTATTCAACAGCAGTATTCATGATTTTTTAGCGTACCTCAGTCAGAGAATCCTGATCTTTGAAGATATCCGTGATTTACTCGATCGCCAGTTCAGTCGCTTATCCGAAGCTGAACAAAAAACATTATTTTGGTTTGCTATTCACCATGAACCTCTGACCCTCACAGACATTCAAAATAGTGTGATGGGAGTTGTACAGCAGCAAAGCGTTCCTCAACACATCAATTCCCTACTCCGGCGATCTCTCATCGAGAAGGCAAAGCCTGCGCAAAAAAAAGAGGGAGCTTTCTTTCTCCAGCCTGTTGTCATGGAATATGTGACAGAGCGATTGATTCAACGGCTTTGCACCGAATTTACAACGCGGCAGCTAGATGTATGGCAAAGCCATTCCTTAATTCGCGTCCGGGCCAAAGATTATGTTCGAGAGATTCAATTGCGACTGATCATGCAGCCTATGATCGAGTGGCTATTATCCTCCTATCCCAATGCATTAGAGGTGGAAGCCAGAGCAAAATTACTCCTCGCCCAGCAACAACACCCATCCAGTTCTAGAGCAGGCTATGCCGCAGGTAATCTGATCAATCTGTTGGTACAGCTTCAGGTCGATTTGCGAGGCTCCGACTTTTCAGGGCTGGTTGTGCAGCAAGCTGACTTGCGGCAGGTCAACTTAGCCGGAGTCAACTTTAAAGATGCCGATTTGACCCAATCCATTTTTTCCGAGAGCTTAAATAGCGCCATGTCGATCGACCTTAGCCCAGATGGACAGATTGTGGCCGTGGGAGATTCCACTGGGCTGATCTATCTTTGGCAGATCGCAACCACTCAATTACTGGCAACGTTTGTGGGCCATACAAGTTGGGTCTGGTGTGTGGCTTTTAGTCCCGATGGTCGCCAGCTAGCCAGTAGCGGTAGTGACACGTCGGTGCGGCTATGGGATGTGGAGAGCGGTCAGTGTTTATGGGTGGCTACCGAGCATACAGGCTGCGTTTGGTCGGTGACCTTTAGCCCGGATGGGCACCGCTTAGCCAGCAGCAGTGATGACCAAACGGTAAGAGTGTGGAATCTTCAGGGAGATTGTCTTCATGTTCTGCAAGGGCATACTAAAAACGTTTATTCTGTCCACTTCTCACCGGATAACCAAACCCTAGCCAGCGGTAGCAAAGACGAATCGGTGCGGATTTGGAACACGAGCAGTGGAACCTGTCTGAATGTATTGCAAGGCTATGGTGAGGGGGTTCATTGTGTGCGTTACAGCCCCAATGGTCAACTCCTCGCCAGTGGTAGTTTTGACGGGTCAATTCGACTTTGGCACGGGCAGACGGTTACGAGTCGTCATCCATCTAGGGTGAGTTCAACGGTGTTGTCTGGCCATACCGGTGGTGTTTGGGGAATGGCGTTTAGCTCAGATGGTCGTATTCTGGCGACAGGGAGTGATGACGGCACGCTGCGCCTTTGGCATGTGCAAGGGTTGCAATGCACTAATGTTTTAGATGGCCATACGGATGATGTGCTGGCGATCGCCCTTCGGGGGCAACTCCTGGTCAGTGCGAGCCAGGATCAAACCGTGCGGTTGTGGAATTTGCAAGGACAAAGCCTCAAAACATGGTGTGGTTGTACTAGCGGCATTCGTTCTCTCAGCCTCAGTCCGAATGGAACAACTCTGGCAAGCCGGGGTTTGGATGAAGCCATTTACCTGTGGCAGTTGCGGTTTGATGCCAACCTCTCCCCCTCACGCCCCGACAAAATTTTGCAGAGACGAACGGGTTTAACATCTCCGTTAACCAGTTGGGTTTCTTCCCTAAGCTTTAGCCCAGATGGTCAAACTGTCGCGACAAATGGACAGGACGGTTCGCTGCTGTTATGGAATGTGTCCATGGGTTTGCTGCATCAGTGGGTTGGTCATGATGCGCCTGTATGGACGGTCGCTTTTGATGCAACCGGGAATGTTCTGGCCAGCGGTAGCAAAGACGAATCGGTGCGACTATGGGATGTCAAAACCCATCGATGCTTGCAAGTGCTGGAGGGGCACAAACACAATGTGTGCGCGATCGCCTTTGATGATGACAATCAACACTTGGCGAGTGGCAGTTCTGAGCAAACGATTCGACTGTGGGATGTCCAAACTGGGGTTTGTCGGCATATATTTCAGGGGCATACAGGAGGCGTTTTCGCCCTGGCATTTGCAGCCCACGATCAGCAGTTAATCAGCGGTAGTTTTGATCAAACCATCCGAGTCTGGAATCTGCAAACTGGCGAAAGTGTAAATGTCTTGCGGGGACATACGGGTGGGATCTGGTCGGTTGCCGTCAGCCCGGATGGTCAGAAATTAGCGAGTGGCAGTGGTGATCAGACGATTCGGCTCTGGAATCTGCAAACTGGAGCTTGTTTGAACGTCTTGCATGAGCACACCAGTTGGGTGACGGCGGTCAACTTTAGCCCAGATGGTCAGTTTTTAGTGAGTGGCAGTGACGATCGCACGATTAAGGTGTGGGATGTGGCCACTGGACGCTGCATTCAGACCTTGATGGTCGATCGGCTGTATGAAGGCATGAATATTCAGGGCGCGATCGGATTGACAAAAGCTCAAGAGGCGACGTTGAAAGCATTAGGAGCGATCGCCCTGTGAAGCGAATGCCCTTTGGGTGCGCGACGCGAACATCTTAACTCTGTGCTTAACTTGCAGATCTTGCGTGGTGAAATGGGGAGCCGTCTTGCAGACTGAACCCATACCGAAACCATAATCTAACCTCACTCGGCTTAACCCGAACTGAGGTTATTGAACTATTGGACGACAGCATGATGGCTGCACCTGAGATGCCTGCGATCGCTCAACCGCATGGATAGACTTTGGATGGGCAACCGGATCAGAAACGGTACGAATTCGGTAGTGCTACGCAAGTAATGATGCATTGTAGTGATGGATGAACTGCCAGAGGGTAGTGTTCAGCAAATGTTTCATTTTCTCCGCCGCACCACTGACAGATTGTTCTCCGGTCGCAGCCTGATCGCTCATTGCAATCGGCTGATGGTTGGCAAGACGAGCTTCGACTAAACAGCGTTTAGCAGGGTTAAAAACGCCTGATCGCCCCGCCGGGCCGCCAGCCCCAGCCAGCCCTACTCCTGGGAAAAAATCAGCACAGAGTAGGGGCCAATGGACACCGTCCCGTGCCAGGGTAGCCCGTCGCGATCGCCCTCATCTGCGGTCGCATCGGTGCTGGGGTGGTTGCCAAAGTCATCGCTGTAGCCCTGCCAATCGCTGTTAAACCGCAGCCGCCAGGTGCCCCCTGCTGGGAAGCCAAGGGTGTAGCCATCCTGGGCATCGTGGAAAAAGTTGGCTACCACCACCACATCATCGCCGGGGCCACCCTGATCCCAACGGTGAAAGGCGATCACCTTGCGATCGTCGTTGAGGTGGTAGACCTGGGTGAACTGGCCGCATAGCCCGTGGGTCAGGCCATCGCGGTTGAGCCGCAGCCCAATCAGGTCGCGGTAGAGCCGCACAATGCCGTGAAACTCATCGCGCTGATCCCAATCAACGGGCACGGTATCGCGAAACCAGCCGCCTTCAAGAAATTCTTGTCCCTGAAACAGCATGGGAATGCCAGGGGCGGTAAACACCATCGCCGCCGCCAGGGTTGATCGCTTGCGGGCGTACCAGCCCTTGGGGTCGCTAGGGCTGATCTCCTGGGGGACCCGCGCCTTGCCGTTGGCCACCTCATCGTGAGATTCGCTGTAGATCACCCGGTCGAAGGCGTTGTCGTTGTAGCGGTACTGAATGGCATTGCGAATGGCGATCAGCGATCGCTGCCCATCCTCAACGGCAATCACCGCCTGGCGAATAGTGTGCACGAAGTTAGCATCCCACTGGCTGCCAAACCCGGCCCCGCCCGCCCCCACGTCTTTAGTCAGCCATCGGTTATTTTGCAGATCTTCGGCAATGGAGATGCGGCCGGGGTATTTCTGCACAATTTGGCTGTTTATCCACTGGAGCAGGCTCCAGCCCTCGGGCAAATCCCGTACATCCTCAGCCTGGAAGGTGCGGATAAACTGGGTGGCGTCAAAGCGTAGCCCATCGACGCGGTATTCCTCAAACCACATCAGAGCGTTATCGGAGAGGTATTGGCGCACCTCGCCCCGGCCGTAGTCGGGGCGGGTTTCTCCCCAGGGGGTGGCGGCTCGGTTGTCGTTGTAAAAGTAGATGCCGCCCCGATTGTTTTCGCTCCAACCATCAAACTGCCACAGGTCTAGGTCGCTGGGCCCAAGATGGTTATAAACCACGTCGAGAATCACGGCGATGCCCGCCTGGTGCGCGCGTTTAACAAACCGCTTAAATGCCAGCGGCCCCCCGTAGGTGATCTCGACCGAGAAGATATGGGCGGGGTTGTACCCCCAGGAGCGATCGCCCGCAAACTCGCCAATGGGCATAATTTGAATGGCATTGACGCCCAGCTTCTTTAAATACCCCAGCCGCGCCGACACCGAAGAAAACTGGCCCGAATGGTTCTCGTCTTCCAGATCGTTGAAGGTGCCGACGTGGAGTTCGTAGATCACCAGTTCATTCCATGGGGCGATATGAAAGTCGTCGCCCTGCCAGTCAAAGCTGGGGTCGTGGACGATGGCATTGCCCACCGAACTGGTCACCTCGCGGGCGTAGGGGTCAATGCGCTGAAACTCGCCCTGGGGGGTAGTCAACAAAAACCGATACGGATCGCCCGCTTGAACCTTGGGGATGTTGATGTACCAGTAACCGTCTGGCTCGGCCCGCATGTTGTGCTTGGTGCCGTTCCAGTTGTTGAAGGAGCCAATGACGGAGACCTTTTGGGCGTGGGGTGCCCACAGGCGAAAGGCCACCCCTTTGTGGTGGAGAATCGAGCCGATGCCCTTGATCGTCTTGGCCTTACTCATGGTTGATTTCTTCACTACAGGGCTGTCCTCCAGGGTTGGGCATAATTTGCGATCGCTCAGATTGCAGCATCAACCATCTGAATGGTTTTTTCCTCAACCGCTTGGGCAACCTGCACCAGTTCTGCATTGTCTGACAGAGCAGACAGCATTGGCCCTGGTTTAATTAGACCAATCTTGGTGGTGCCCTTTTCTGTAAACACTGAGATGCGACAGGGCAACGCCATGTTTAGCCGCATATCGGTGGCTAACATCTGGGCAGCCTGTCCTGGATTGCAGACTTCAAACACCTGACAGTCTTCGGCAAAGTCAATCCCTTTACCGCGCAGAGTAGCACCTAAATCGTGGATGTGGAGCACCCCGAAGCCATGACTCGTCACCGCTGCCGCCAGATCTTTTGCTGCCTGGTCAAACGTTTTGGGGGTTTCGACAATGTAGTACATGCAATGGCCTCACTAAAGAAATATCTGATACAGTTTTGCAACGTTACTTTCAGGCATGAATATATAGCGCTTAAGCTAAAAGGAAGCTAAGAGAGATAGGAAGAGTGGCGATCGCCTGATCGAACCCTAAACTTTAGCCTTAGCCATTGCCCCTCCCCTCCATTAAAGCTCTATCTCTAATATCCTTTTCTTACATTTGATATCAAAGTCAACCAAATCAACCAAATCACTCCAAGAAATAACCAATAGACGGTCAACATTTTTTAGAGAAGGAGATCTTTGCTGGCTTCCAATGTTATGTGTGCTGTTTTCATCACCGACGCTATCCAATTCAAGCCGACTTGATATGGGAGTGTGTTTAATTGTGGAGTCGGTCGGGAACTTGTTTAGATTGGACTCTTGCTGGGATTACTTTTGCTGGCCATTGCCTATCACAACTGGTCTACAGAGCAGGCAAATTGGCAGACGATGTATTTACAACGCTTACCTTATCACGAGTTGAGCTGGCTGAAGCGATACGTTGATCGAGATTCGCTGTTTCGTTTGGGGCTGTTTTCCAACAAACCGCTTTTAGCCGCTGTTGTGCTAACCATTGGGCTACCAATGTCCGTAATGTATAGTCCGGTTTTGCAACCCCTGTTCCAAACAACATCACTGTCTGCCATCGATCTTGAGATTTGTGTTGGATTGAGCACTATCATCTTTTGGGCGATCGCGCCAGAAAAGTGGTTCACTCGGCGGCAACAGAGGGAGTAGACTCGATCCAAACTTCGCGATTAATTGGTTCATTCAAGCAACAAATCAACCCTGATATCAACCATTAGGCTGTCACACTGATAATTACTGGAAATCTAACAATAATAGATGAAATATCCTGACTATCTGGCACGTCTATGTCAAACCCTTGAATTCTCATAAACTGCAGATCTTGTAAGTGCCTCACATCAGGGCTTTCAGCCATCGATCTCAATCTCGCAACTTAGGGACGCCGATTAGCGCCAGAATGAGGCTTTGAGGCACTTGTGTCAAACAGCCAGGTAGCGATGATGGAAGAAGCTGAAAAAGCCACTTTGGAGGCGATCGCCTCCAGGCTGGATGTAGAAGCGGCTACGGAAGTTCCAAAGAAGTAAGTTAGTCACAATGCACTCCACTATTTGGGAACGTGCGTTGACGCGGTTCAAAAAATAAAAGGGATAGCTGTAGAAGCCAA
The genomic region above belongs to Leptolyngbya sp. CCY15150 and contains:
- a CDS encoding alpha/beta hydrolase produces the protein MATLTTQDGTQLYYKDWGAGQPVVFSHGWPLNSDSWEAQMLFLSDHGFRAIAHDRRGHGRSSQPWNGNEMNTYADDLATLINTLGLTDATLIGFSTGGGEVARYIGRHGTRRVSKAALISAIPPLMVKTEDNPDGLPIEVFDGLRTGSLADRSQLYRDLASGPFFGFNRPGAKVSQGMIDWFWLQGMQAGHKNAFDCIKAFSETDFTEDLKKFDVPTLILHGDDDQIVPIGAAAIAAAKLVKNSTLKIYPRAPHGLTDTHKDQLNADLLSFLKN
- a CDS encoding NB-ARC domain-containing protein, with the protein product MDANPKRSKRDRRPPKRVRGVALSPQGWQRWQTVKQQAESTEGWGKRFTQEELSHRTGLSLNTLARIIKRELGVDRQSLELLFQAFGLELTSADYTTPSTLAAPSALPRSNAWQDWDNAADASVFYGREAELAQLWQWMVADRCRVVGLFGIGGIGKSTIAVKAALQMQSEFEVVVWRSLANAPSFDDLLTSLLKFLMPLQGDDPIIPASLDGKLSKVMEYLRSQRCLLILDNAETILQSDQVGQWRSGYEAYGQFLRMLGEIPHQSCLLLTSREKPRVMALMEGEQSLVKTLPLSGLTPDDGRAIFRQKGIFTGSEAEWQDLVNHYGGNPLALKMVASATQDLFNSSIHDFLAYLSQRILIFEDIRDLLDRQFSRLSEAEQKTLFWFAIHHEPLTLTDIQNSVMGVVQQQSVPQHINSLLRRSLIEKAKPAQKKEGAFFLQPVVMEYVTERLIQRLCTEFTTRQLDVWQSHSLIRVRAKDYVREIQLRLIMQPMIEWLLSSYPNALEVEARAKLLLAQQQHPSSSRAGYAAGNLINLLVQLQVDLRGSDFSGLVVQQADLRQVNLAGVNFKDADLTQSIFSESLNSAMSIDLSPDGQIVAVGDSTGLIYLWQIATTQLLATFVGHTSWVWCVAFSPDGRQLASSGSDTSVRLWDVESGQCLWVATEHTGCVWSVTFSPDGHRLASSSDDQTVRVWNLQGDCLHVLQGHTKNVYSVHFSPDNQTLASGSKDESVRIWNTSSGTCLNVLQGYGEGVHCVRYSPNGQLLASGSFDGSIRLWHGQTVTSRHPSRVSSTVLSGHTGGVWGMAFSSDGRILATGSDDGTLRLWHVQGLQCTNVLDGHTDDVLAIALRGQLLVSASQDQTVRLWNLQGQSLKTWCGCTSGIRSLSLSPNGTTLASRGLDEAIYLWQLRFDANLSPSRPDKILQRRTGLTSPLTSWVSSLSFSPDGQTVATNGQDGSLLLWNVSMGLLHQWVGHDAPVWTVAFDATGNVLASGSKDESVRLWDVKTHRCLQVLEGHKHNVCAIAFDDDNQHLASGSSEQTIRLWDVQTGVCRHIFQGHTGGVFALAFAAHDQQLISGSFDQTIRVWNLQTGESVNVLRGHTGGIWSVAVSPDGQKLASGSGDQTIRLWNLQTGACLNVLHEHTSWVTAVNFSPDGQFLVSGSDDRTIKVWDVATGRCIQTLMVDRLYEGMNIQGAIGLTKAQEATLKALGAIAL
- a CDS encoding alpha-amylase family glycosyl hydrolase, coding for MSKAKTIKGIGSILHHKGVAFRLWAPHAQKVSVIGSFNNWNGTKHNMRAEPDGYWYINIPKVQAGDPYRFLLTTPQGEFQRIDPYAREVTSSVGNAIVHDPSFDWQGDDFHIAPWNELVIYELHVGTFNDLEDENHSGQFSSVSARLGYLKKLGVNAIQIMPIGEFAGDRSWGYNPAHIFSVEITYGGPLAFKRFVKRAHQAGIAVILDVVYNHLGPSDLDLWQFDGWSENNRGGIYFYNDNRAATPWGETRPDYGRGEVRQYLSDNALMWFEEYRVDGLRFDATQFIRTFQAEDVRDLPEGWSLLQWINSQIVQKYPGRISIAEDLQNNRWLTKDVGAGGAGFGSQWDANFVHTIRQAVIAVEDGQRSLIAIRNAIQYRYNDNAFDRVIYSESHDEVANGKARVPQEISPSDPKGWYARKRSTLAAAMVFTAPGIPMLFQGQEFLEGGWFRDTVPVDWDQRDEFHGIVRLYRDLIGLRLNRDGLTHGLCGQFTQVYHLNDDRKVIAFHRWDQGGPGDDVVVVANFFHDAQDGYTLGFPAGGTWRLRFNSDWQGYSDDFGNHPSTDATADEGDRDGLPWHGTVSIGPYSVLIFSQE
- a CDS encoding DUF302 domain-containing protein — protein: MYYIVETPKTFDQAAKDLAAAVTSHGFGVLHIHDLGATLRGKGIDFAEDCQVFEVCNPGQAAQMLATDMRLNMALPCRISVFTEKGTTKIGLIKPGPMLSALSDNAELVQVAQAVEEKTIQMVDAAI
- a CDS encoding cation-translocating P-type ATPase C-terminal domain-containing protein, with translation MLGLLLLAIAYHNWSTEQANWQTMYLQRLPYHELSWLKRYVDRDSLFRLGLFSNKPLLAAVVLTIGLPMSVMYSPVLQPLFQTTSLSAIDLEICVGLSTIIFWAIAPEKWFTRRQQRE